In a genomic window of Microcoleus sp. AS-A8:
- a CDS encoding glycosyltransferase, with translation MRILLTADPELPVPPQLYGGIERIVDLLVTSLQARGHTVGLVAHRGSTSPAHQLFPWPGLRSQDKFDALQNTAALWSAVRQFQPDLVHSFSRILYLLPLLRSPLAKVMSYQRRPSHRTTSWGVKLAGNSLTFTGCSDHICRQGRASGGVWHPIHNCVEIEKYTFQPTVAPDAPLVFLSRVEQIKGAHNAIAAARLTKRRLLIAGNHGTSGEEGRYWQEEIVPHLGHNGIEYIGPVNDEQKNALLGKAAAMIVPIEWEEPFGIVFAEALACGTPVISCPLGALPEIVRHGTDGYLVNNVEQACTAIQNLPQIDRHNCRQRAEHCFSASVILDKYEQLYHSLIRANVADKTRSNLAL, from the coding sequence ATGCGTATCTTACTCACTGCTGACCCTGAACTGCCTGTACCGCCACAACTTTATGGCGGCATTGAGCGCATTGTCGATCTTCTAGTCACCAGCCTGCAAGCTCGCGGTCACACAGTCGGACTAGTCGCCCACCGAGGCTCCACATCACCAGCCCATCAACTATTTCCCTGGCCTGGTCTGCGTTCCCAAGATAAATTCGATGCCTTGCAGAACACTGCTGCATTGTGGTCAGCCGTTCGGCAATTTCAGCCCGACCTAGTACATAGCTTTTCCCGCATCCTCTATCTTTTGCCGCTTTTACGCTCTCCCCTTGCCAAGGTAATGTCCTACCAACGCCGCCCCAGCCATCGCACCACTAGCTGGGGGGTAAAGCTGGCAGGAAATTCCCTCACGTTCACGGGTTGCAGCGACCATATTTGTCGCCAAGGTCGAGCCTCTGGTGGTGTTTGGCATCCGATTCACAATTGCGTAGAGATAGAAAAGTACACCTTCCAGCCCACCGTTGCCCCTGATGCTCCCTTAGTTTTCCTGAGTCGGGTAGAACAGATTAAAGGAGCGCATAATGCGATCGCAGCTGCTCGTCTCACTAAACGTCGCCTGTTAATTGCTGGCAACCACGGCACCAGTGGCGAAGAAGGACGCTACTGGCAAGAAGAAATTGTTCCTCATTTGGGACACAATGGCATCGAGTACATCGGGCCTGTTAACGACGAACAAAAAAACGCTTTGCTTGGTAAAGCTGCCGCGATGATTGTGCCGATTGAATGGGAAGAACCCTTTGGCATAGTCTTTGCCGAAGCTTTAGCCTGTGGTACACCTGTTATTTCTTGCCCTTTGGGGGCCTTGCCTGAGATTGTGCGTCATGGCACTGATGGCTATCTCGTCAACAACGTAGAGCAAGCTTGCACCGCCATCCAAAACTTGCCTCAAATAGACCGCCACAACTGCCGCCAACGGGCAGAACATTGCTTCTCAGCTTCAGTGATTTTGGATAAGTATGAGCAACTGTATCACAGCCTAATTAGGGCAAATGTTGCGGACA
- a CDS encoding FkbM family methyltransferase, whose amino-acid sequence MLSNLRLFAQTVRHAPGLSSLTPLWGLLRQPYLKLLTSLAGKNGLPVTVGSHSLRLHPIFATRNWEAVEAESYRAFAASLNPGDVVYDIGAHIGTYTLIALQKIGSQGRVIAYEPHEFTRTYFMQHLQWNGGSEQTICRTLCCGAKPGTTDFYCLPEQAEGMNGLVPVEGFNKVTVQVNTLDAEVAELGLIPSLIKIDVEGAEWDVLKGAEQTLRQYQPRLCLSLHPIALAKLGVTPETVLEWLTQRGYSYEVIARDHEIHVMAKVS is encoded by the coding sequence ATGCTCTCAAATCTTCGCCTATTTGCCCAAACTGTCCGCCATGCGCCAGGATTAAGTTCTTTAACTCCACTGTGGGGGCTATTGCGTCAACCTTACTTGAAACTTTTAACCAGTTTGGCGGGTAAAAATGGGCTTCCTGTAACTGTCGGGAGTCATTCTTTGCGGCTTCATCCAATCTTTGCTACTCGAAATTGGGAAGCTGTAGAAGCTGAATCCTATCGTGCCTTTGCCGCCAGCTTAAATCCAGGAGATGTAGTTTATGACATTGGTGCACATATTGGCACTTACACTCTAATTGCCCTGCAAAAAATTGGCTCCCAAGGCCGGGTCATTGCCTACGAACCCCATGAGTTTACTCGCACTTATTTCATGCAGCATCTGCAATGGAATGGAGGGTCAGAGCAAACGATTTGCCGCACTCTCTGTTGTGGTGCCAAGCCTGGTACAACAGACTTTTATTGCTTACCTGAACAAGCAGAAGGAATGAACGGTCTTGTACCAGTAGAAGGTTTTAACAAGGTAACCGTTCAAGTTAATACTTTGGATGCAGAAGTTGCAGAGTTAGGATTGATTCCCTCCCTAATCAAAATCGACGTAGAAGGGGCAGAGTGGGATGTGTTGAAAGGTGCTGAACAGACCCTCCGCCAATATCAACCGCGCTTATGCCTCAGCCTGCATCCGATCGCCTTAGCTAAATTGGGTGTGACTCCAGAAACAGTGCTGGAATGGCTAACTCAAAGAGGATATAGCTACGAAGTGATTGCCCGTGACCATGAAATTCATGTAATGGCGAAGGTATCGTAG
- a CDS encoding FkbM family methyltransferase encodes MSIRSYIRERLARRLQVPQIPFALERLAKVGFQPAQIFDVGAYEGEFAKCCLGIWSNAKVACFEPLEHKVIQLQQLASRNPAIQVFPGLLGAKALDKIPFHESETGSSVLVDHSPQNFPVTFQPVRTVDQIVQEHFGDRSPDLLKLDVQGYELEVLKGAETSLPNMQAILAEVNLLDIYKDVPLFAELVAWLNERDWVAYDIGALTRRPLDQALWQADFIFVPRHSPLRADKRWTA; translated from the coding sequence ATGTCCATTCGCTCCTATATCCGTGAGCGCCTCGCCCGCAGGCTGCAAGTGCCACAAATTCCATTTGCGCTAGAACGCCTTGCTAAGGTTGGCTTCCAGCCTGCTCAAATCTTTGATGTTGGTGCTTATGAAGGTGAATTTGCCAAATGTTGCCTGGGTATATGGTCTAATGCCAAGGTAGCCTGCTTTGAACCGCTAGAGCATAAAGTCATTCAACTTCAGCAGCTAGCGTCTCGTAACCCAGCCATACAAGTATTCCCAGGTTTGCTAGGAGCAAAAGCGCTCGACAAAATACCATTTCATGAGTCTGAAACAGGCTCCTCCGTGCTAGTTGACCATAGTCCTCAAAACTTCCCAGTGACTTTCCAGCCAGTGCGGACGGTAGACCAAATCGTTCAAGAGCATTTTGGTGATCGCAGTCCTGATTTACTCAAGCTGGATGTTCAAGGTTACGAGTTGGAAGTGCTTAAGGGCGCTGAGACATCTCTGCCAAATATGCAGGCAATCCTAGCAGAAGTAAACCTCTTGGATATTTATAAAGACGTGCCTCTATTTGCCGAGCTAGTTGCATGGCTCAATGAGCGTGATTGGGTAGCTTATGACATCGGTGCTCTCACTCGTCGTCCTCTAGATCAAGCTTTGTGGCAAGCCGATTTTATCTTTGTGCCACGCCATAGTCCTCTTCGAGCCGACAAACGCTGGACAGCCTAA